Genomic window (Lewinellaceae bacterium):
CACTACCTCCGCCCGCCCTTTCTCAAATACCGTCACCACGAACAAATTATCGTATTCCGTTTCCGGCAGGTTGGAATAGGTATTCGCTCCAACCAGCACATTCAAAAGGGAGGGGGTAGTGTTGGAATGGCCAACGACCAGCACGGCGCCGGCATGGTAGCCGGCGAGGGTGGCCTCTACAAAAGGGCTGAGGTTGAAGGGGTCGTATGCAGTTATGGCCAGGGACTTGTCCTCGGCGGTAGGCTGAGCCGTCTGCATGGTTCGGTTGAAGTTGGTGGAGAATACCGCATCTAGCGGCACATTGGCCAAAACCCGGCGGAGTTCTTCCGCCCGGGCCTGTCCGGCGGCGCTCAGATTCGGGTTGCTGCCCATACCATCGGTTTCAGCATGGCGCACGAGGAGGAAGGTCGTGGCGGTGTCCTGGAGGAAGGTTGTCAGGGTCAGGGTGTCGGTCACGATAATGAAGGCAGTATCTTGCTGCGTGATGTACAGGGTGTCCGTTTCTATTACGGTATTGGTAACGATTTCCGAGCTTTTTTCGCAAGAAAAAAAGGTGTATGAAAAGGCCAGCGTCGTTAAAAACAGCAGTGGGACGAAGAAGATTTTTTTCATGTTTTGTCCGGTTTCCGGCTATGGCAGCTTTAAAAACTTAAAACTCCTGGAAAAGCCTTTCGAACCGGCTACCAGGAACCACATCCCCGGCGGCAGGTTCGCCACATCGAATTGCAACGCCTGCCGGGCAGCCGGGAAAATGCTCCCAGGTTGTGAAAGATAGGCCTTTCCAGCCGCATCCACAAATTGGAGTTGTAGTTTCAGCGGCCTGTCTAATTTAAATTCTTAACTATTTTGACAGCCCTCGCCCTTTTGCCATCCAGAAAAATGCTCAGGAAATACAGGCCCGGCGCCAACCCGCTGAGGTTTTTCAAAACCAAGCGCTGCGCTCCGGCCGGCAAGCCCTGGTATTGAGCTGAACAGACAATCTTCCCGGAAACATCAGCCAGTGCTAAGTCCAGGCGATTAACCGCTTCCGGAAGCTCCACTGAAGCCGTCGTATTTTCAAAAAAAGGATTGGGGAAAACGGCCACTGAAACGGCCGGCAAAGCGGCTTCCGGCACACTGCTGATGGGTTGCTCGCAGTCGAGGTAAACCTGCAGCAATGCTCTTACTGTAGAAGCCAACGCCCAGGAGTTGATATTGGCGTCATTGGCGTGCACGGCGATGCTGAGGTCTTTTTCGGGAAAATAGACCACACTGGAGGAGTAAGACACATCCCCCCCGTGGCCGTAGCCCGTCAGGCCGAGGTAGTTGCGCGCCATCAGGCCGAGGCCGTACCGGGACCCGCCGGGCAGGCCGGTAGCAACCGTTTGTTTGGCAGCCTCCCAGGTATCGGGGGAGAAGAGGCTACCGTTCATGCAGGCGCGCATCCAGCGGGCCATGTCGCCTGGGGTGGCAAAGTAAGCCCCGGCAGGGCCCACGCCGCTGAAAAAGGACCGCCAGTTGGAAAAGAAACCGTGCGCGTCGTCTACTACCCCATCGCCCGTGATGTCGAGCCACAAGTGAGCCACCTCCGCCGGCAAGGGGTCGTAAGCCGGCAACGAGAAACTCTCCAGGCCGAGAGGTATGAAAAACCGCTGTTCAAATTCCTGCCGGTACGGGTGGCCGGTGGCCGCCTCGATTACCATGCCGAGCAAAAGGTAGTTGGTATTGGAATAGGCCCAGCTTGCTCCCGCTTGAAAAGCAGGCGGGCGGACGAAGGTGGAAACGACCTCGTCCAGGGTCCAGATTCGGTTCGTATTGGCCAGCATCTGTGGCTGGAAATTGGGATGCTGGAGTACGTCGTAGACGCCGCTTTGATGCCGCAGCAATTGGCGGACGGTGATGTTGGGATCGATAAACAGGAAATCCGGCAGCCATTGGTGCAGGCTGTCGCCGAGGCCGAGCGCTCCTTCATCTACCAGCTGCAGGATACAGGCGGC
Coding sequences:
- a CDS encoding serine hydrolase, whose amino-acid sequence is MRKWNCLLACLLATQILTAQTVDPKLAEALQRTLDSMRQVLNIKGLGAALQLPDDAVWAGGSGISSLSPVDSIRPEHAFAIASVTKTLTAACILQLVDEGALGLGDSLHQWLPDFLFIDPNITVRQLLRHQSGVYDVLQHPNFQPQMLANTNRIWTLDEVVSTFVRPPAFQAGASWAYSNTNYLLLGMVIEAATGHPYRQEFEQRFFIPLGLESFSLPAYDPLPAEVAHLWLDITGDGVVDDAHGFFSNWRSFFSGVGPAGAYFATPGDMARWMRACMNGSLFSPDTWEAAKQTVATGLPGGSRYGLGLMARNYLGLTGYGHGGDVSYSSSVVYFPEKDLSIAVHANDANINSWALASTVRALLQVYLDCEQPISSVPEAALPAVSVAVFPNPFFENTTASVELPEAVNRLDLALADVSGKIVCSAQYQGLPAGAQRLVLKNLSGLAPGLYFLSIFLDGKRARAVKIVKNLN
- a CDS encoding histidine phosphatase family protein — translated: MKKIFFVPLLFLTTLAFSYTFFSCEKSSEIVTNTVIETDTLYITQQDTAFIIVTDTLTLTTFLQDTATTFLLVRHAETDGMGSNPNLSAAGQARAEELRRVLANVPLDAVFSTNFNRTMQTAQPTAEDKSLAITAYDPFNLSPFVEATLAGYHAGAVLVVGHSNTTPSLLNVLVGANTYSNLPETEYDNLFVVTVFEKGRAEVVHLKYGR